A window of the Ostrea edulis chromosome 1, xbOstEdul1.1, whole genome shotgun sequence genome harbors these coding sequences:
- the LOC125674414 gene encoding PAXIP1-associated glutamate-rich protein 1-like → MDTKNEDDWQVQGSDDEKYDPGKKGNGTWCPLPEDIIKLYDALAKEKVLKLEWKCPGRYLPKADKSTENVEMKEEAKPEPIQQPKEDSKKVQSTEFDFDDDDIGTTTKVTPQRLPSNRTPRTQKKVATMDKILQDVMKQRIQNSADREAKRRLQRSPRTPGSTPVKPSVASAGSSNLPKPPVSEISPTSAVGNSSSSAVMSLTSAESSDPKPQEMDTTAPSSEAQNTTVK, encoded by the exons ATGGACACAAAAAATGAGGATGATTGGCAAGTTCAGGGCAGTGATGATGAGAAGTATGACCCTGGTAAAAAAGGCAATGGCACCTGGTGCCCTCTGCCGGAAGATATTATAAAG CTGTATGATGCTTTAGCAAAAGAGAAAGTTTTAAAGCTGGAGTGGAAATGTCCTGGCAGATATTTACCAAAGGCAGATAAATCCACAGAAAATGTGGAAATGAAGGAAGAAGCAAAACCTGAGCCCATTCAGCAGCCCAAAGAGGATTCAAA AAAAGTGCAATCAACAGAGTTCGACTTTGATGATGATGACATTGGGACCACAACAAAAGTTACACCTCAAAGATTACCCA GTAACAGGACTCCCAGAACCCAGAAAAAAGTGGCAACTATGGATAAAATATTACAGGATGTTATGAagcaaagaatacaaaactcgGCTGACCGTGAGGCAAAGCGACGACTTCAGAGATCTCCGCGGACCCCAGGATCCACTCCAGTGAAGCCCTCAGTAGCATCAGCGGGATCCAGCAACCTTCCCAAGCCCCCGGTGTCTGAGATTTCTCCCACCTCAGCTGTGGGAAATAGTTCTAGTTCTGCAGTTATGTCATTAACAAGTGCAGAAAGTTCAGATCCAAAACCCCAGGAGATGGACACAACAGCACCCTCATCAGAGGCCCAAAACACAACAGTAAAGTGA
- the LOC125674369 gene encoding malate dehydrogenase, mitochondrial-like yields MFSRIARPSLAVCSSARKFSSSSQNNAKVAVLGASGGIGQPLSLLLKNSHRVTHLSLYDVMHTPGVAADLSHISTKAKVTGHLGEGELADAVKDADLILIPAGVPRKPGMTRDDLFNTNAAIVRDLCGVCAEVCPNAILGIITNPVNSTVPIAEEVYKKKNAFQENRINIFGVTTLDVVRANTFVSELKGLDVDKINIPVIGGHSGVTIIPLLSQATPAVSFPQEDRTKLTERIQNAGTEVVEAKAGAGSATLSMAFAAARFAYKALDAINGADNKVECAYVRSTETPAAYFATPLLLGKNGVEKNLGIPKTIEYEAQLIENAMPELQSNIQKGIDFMSK; encoded by the exons ATGTTTTCCAGAATTGCAAGACCTTCTCTGGCAGTTTGTTCTTCAGCAAGGAAGTTTTCCTCATCGTCACAG aACAATGCTAAAGTAGCAGTTCTTGGAGCTTCAGGGGGCATTGGTCAGCCTTTGTCACTTCTGCTGAAAAATTCGCACAGGGTAACACATCTGTCACTTTATGATGTTATGCACACACCTGGAGTGGCTGCAGATCTGAGTCACATTTCCACGAAAGCAAAAGTTACAGGTCACTTAGGTGAAGGTGAGCTTGCAGATGCTGTGAAAGATGCTGACTTAATTCTCATACCTGCTGGAGTACCTCGAAAACCAG gaatgaCCAGAGATGATTTATTTAACACCAATGCTGCAATTGTCAGAGACTTGTGTGGAGTCTGTGCTGAAGTGTGTCCAAATGCAATTTTGGGTATTATCACAAATCCG GTGAACTCAACTGTACCAATTGCAGAAGAGGTatacaagaaaaaaaatgcatttcaagAAAACAGgataaacatatttggtgtgaCAACATTAGATGTTGTAAGAGCCAACACATTTGTTTCAGAATTAAAG GGACTTGATGTGGACAAGATTAACATACCAGTCATCGGGGGTCACAGTGGAGTCACTATTATTCCATTGCTGTCACAAGCTACACCAGCAGTGTCTTTTCCACAA GAGGATAGGACAAAATTAACAGAAAGAATACAGAATGCTGGAACTGAGGTTGTGGAAGCTAAGGCTGGAGCA GGATCAGCCACCTTATCCATGGCATTTGCAGCAGCTCGATTTGCCTACAAGGCACTGGATGCTATAAATGGTGCTGACAACAAAGTGGAGTGCGCGTATGTTAGATCTACAGAGACCCCGGCTGCTTACTTTGCTACGCCACTGCTTCTAGGG AAAAATGGAGTGGAGAAGAATCTTGGAATCCCCAAAACAATCGAGTATGAAGCACAGTTAATAGAAAACGCCATGCCAGAACTACAAAGCAACATCCAAAAGGGAATTGATTTCATGAGCAAGTAA